A single Numenius arquata chromosome 15, bNumArq3.hap1.1, whole genome shotgun sequence DNA region contains:
- the NKX6-2 gene encoding homeobox protein Nkx-6.2 gives MLAVGQMDANRQSAFVLSSTPLAALHNMAEMKTSLFPYALQNPSGFKAPALGGLNTQLPLGTPHGISDILGRPVGTASNLLGGLPRINGLAASAGMYFNPAAVSRYPKPLAELPGRPPIFWPGVVQGSPWRDPRLACPAQTGMVLDKDGKKKHSRPTFSGQQIFALEKTFEQTKYLAGPERARLAYSLGMTESQVKVWFQNRRTKWRKRHAAEMASAKKKHDSETEKLKESSDNEDDDEYNKPLDPNSDDEKITRLLKKHKSTNLSLVSPCSTSSDTL, from the exons ATGTTAGCGGTGGGGCAGATGGATGCTAATCGCCAGAGCGCGTTCGTCCTCAGCAGTACGCCGCTGGCCGCGCTGCACAACATGGCCGAGATGAAGACTTCCCTCTTCCCCTACGCCCTGCAGAACCCCTCCGGCTTCAAGGCACCGGCCCTGGGCGGACTCAACACGCAGCTCCCCTTGGGGACGCCGCACGGAATAAGCGACATCCTGGGGCGGCCGGTGGGCACCGCCAGCAACCTGCTGGGCGGGCTGCCCCGCATCAACGGACTGGCGGCCTCGGCGGGGATGTACTTCAACCCCGCCGCCGTCTCCCGATACCCGAAGCCGCTGGCGGAGCTGCCGGGGAGGCCGCCCATCTTCTGGCCTGGAGTGGTGCAGGGATCGCCCTGGAGGGACCCGCGGCTCGCCTGTCCCG CTCAGACGGGAATGGTTTTGGACAAGGACGGCAAGAAGAAACACTCGCGACCGACTTTCTCTGGGCAGCAGATATTTGCTTTGGAGAAAACCTTCGAACAGACGAAATACCTGGCAGGACCGGAGCGAGCCCGTCTCGCCTACTCCCTGGGGATGACCGAGAGCCAGGTGAAG GTCTGGTTCCAGAACAGACGGACCAAGTGGCGGAAGCGGCACGCGGCGGAGATGGCCTCGGCGAAAAAGAAGCACGACTCGGAGAcggagaagctgaaggagagctCGGACAATGAGGACGATGACGAATACAACAAGCCCCTGGACCCCAACTCGGACGACGAAAAAATCACGAGGCTATTGAAAAAGCACAAATCCACGAACCTGTCCCTCGTCAGCCCCTGCAGCACCAGCTCGGACACCTTGTGA